CCGCCAGGGCGGTCGCCGCGGCCGCCTGGCGGCTCGGCGCGGCGTGGAGAGGCGGAGCGGCCCCGCCGCCGCCCGGCGGAAGGCGGCCGCGCGTGATCTCGGTGGGGAACCTCGAGGTCGGCGGGGGAGGCAAGACACCGTTCGCCATCCTCCTCGCCGGCGCGGTGCGCGACGGGGGCGGCCGGCCCGTCGTGGTGAC
The DNA window shown above is from Candidatus Krumholzibacteriota bacterium and carries:
- a CDS encoding tetraacyldisaccharide 4'-kinase, with translation MRIIERYPAGIRAWSGRGAWAFLLPARAVAAAAWRLGAAWRGGAAPPPPGGRRPRVISVGNLEVGGGGKTPFAILLAGAVRDGGGRPVVVT